The genomic interval CGCCGTATCTTCACCCAGTGACATTCAAACCAATTACTCCGCAAGACCTGGCGCCTCTTTTTCCCTTGGAACTGATCAAACAGGAAGTCTGCCAGGAGCGTTTCGTTGACATCCCTGATGAGGTCCGGGACATTTATGCACTTTGGAGACCGACGCCTCTGTACCGGGCGCGGCGCTGGGAAAAGGCGCTGGATACGCCGGCGAAGATTTACTACAAGTGGGAAGGCGTAAGTCCTCCGGGCAGTCACAAGCCGAACACGGCCGTGGCGCAGGCGTACTACAACAAAAAGGAAGGCGTTAAGCGTCTGAGCACCGAGACTGGGGCGGGACAGTGGGGAAGCGCACTGGCCTTCGCGTGCAATCTCTTCGACCTGGAATGTAAAGTCTATATGGTAAATGTAAGCTATCATCAGAAGCCGTACCGCCGCATCCTGATGGAGACCTGGGGAGCCACGGTCGTCCCCAGCCCGAGCAGGGACACAAACTTCGGTCGAAAGCTCCTTTCCGAAAACCCGAAAGCCTCCGGGAGCCTGGGCATTGCCATCAGCGAGGCGGTCGAAGATGCGGCGGTGAGAGACGACACCAAGTACTCTCTTGGCAGCGTGCTCAACCATGTTCTCCTGCATCAGACTGTCGTCGGGCTGGAGGCCAAGAAACAGTTGGAAATGGCCGGGGACTATCCCGATATTCTGATAGGCTGCGTTGGCGGTGGAAGTAATTTCGGCGGCTTCTTCCTTCCGTTCATTCCTGACAAGCTTAAAGGTTCGGCCAAATCATTACGTATCGTCTGCGTCGAACCTACGGCCTGCCCAAGTCTCACGAAGGGACTGTACGCTTATGATTGGGGCGACACTGCAAAGACCGGACCGATTGCGAAAATGCACACTCTCGGGCATGGCTTTGTACCGCCGCCGATACATGCAGGCGGACTGCGCTACCACGGAATGGCGCCTATCGTTTGCGCGCTCTACGATCACGGGATCATTGAAGCGACTGCTTTAGCTCAGACACAAATTTTCGACGCGGCAATCAGTTTCGCCCGGACCGAAGGATTTGTTGTGGCGCCGGAAACCGCCCATGCAGTGAAAACTGTCATGGACGAAGCGCTCAAATGCAAGAAATCTGGAGAGGCCAAGGTCATTGCCTTTAACGCCAGTGGTCACGGTCATTTCGACCTGGCCGCGTACGAGTCATTCTTGTCAAACAAACTGGAGGATTACGAATATCCGGATGATGAGATAAGAGCTTCCCTCAGGGAGCTGCCGAAGATAAGCGAGTAGTTCGGCGCCGGTCTGTGGGTCCAAACGCGACCGACCGATGGAGACGCGACCTCAGCTGTGCGCGGGCAAGTGTGCTTGCTTGCCGGGGCGAGTCACCTGCGGGTGCAGAGGACGACTGACTAGTGGAAATAGGTGACTGTCCCTAATTCTTTTTCGGATACCCGACCGTCTGTGCGAGTGTAACCCTCTGGTCAGGCCGCAGCTTCATTGCTTTCTCAAGGGCTGGCTTGTCAATCGAGGCGCGTATTACCGTTGCCAGTCCTTCTGAAGCGCAATAGAGATAAACGTTCTGGCCGATGAAGCCGGCGGCGGCTCCTGAATAGAAGACTTTTTGCTCATCAATTGATTTACCCATCCTGGAGTAGTCCGCGACGTAGATGAGATTCAGAGGCGCCTCCTGAACGAACGCCTGAGAACCGGCCAGGGCCCGGATATCCTGTGCCAGGACCGGCTCCAACGAGTGTGCCTTCGCATCATAGAGGTAAAGACCATCGGCGGTGGCAACATAAACATCTATTTCCTGCCGGTTCATCGCAGATGGCGCAGTGCGTTTTCCTGATTCCGGACGGTTTACTCCGAATGCCGCCCAGAGCAGGTTTGAAAGTACTTGTGGCGGCAGCTTCTCAGTACTGAATGCACGCGATGACTGCCTGTCCTTCAAAACCTGCATCAAGGGTTTCCCACCATCCGTCTGCGGTTTCGGAAGAGGGACAGATTTCAATTCCTGCGCAAAACCCGGACAGGAACAAATTAACAGAGCGACCAACGCCAAACATCCAGCCAGATACGATAGTCTGTTCACGATTTTCCTCCCTTGAATGCTACGGTCATTCGCACGGTCACGAACTTCTGGAAATAGGTGACTGTCACTAATTTCACTAATTTCGAATATAGCAGAAACTGCCGGGTTGTGGTATAGTTGGCCTGCTTTTTTTGCGCGGAGGCGCTGTGCCGACGGAAACGCCTTTCATCAGGAAACATAAAGAGCACGGAGCGAGACTTGTGGAGTTTGCCGGCTTCATGATGCCGGTTTCGTATAAGGGAATAATTCACGAGCACACGAAGGTGAGGGAGTCTGCCGGGGTGTTCGACGTCTCTCACATGGGTGAGATTATTGTAAAAGGTCCTCGTGCTTTGGAAACCGTTAACTTCCTGATCACAAATGATGCATCCGAACTTCGTGAGGGTGATATCCTTTACTCACCAATGTGTAATGAGCGCGGCGGGATAGTTGATGATATTCTCGTTTACAATCTCGGGAATTCTTTTCTGCTTGTTGTGAATGCGTCCAATACAGAGAAGGACTTCAACTGGATCAAACGGCTTGAGAAAGATGGCGTGGTCATAGAGAATGCCAGCGACAGAACAGCTCAGCTTGCTCTCCAGGGGCCGCTATCCGAAAAAATTGCATCCAGGATCTTTGGAGATTCTGTGCGGGAGCTTCAGTACTACAAACACGCCAAGTTCTCTTTCAGGGGGAAAGATCTGCTGGTCTCCCGAACCGGGTACACAGGAGAGGACGGGTTCGAGATCTACCATGAGCCGGACCTGGCAGATAAGATGTGGGATGCGCTTTTCGAAGCCGGCCGTGACGCCGGGCTTGAGCCAATCGGATTGGGAGCAAGGGACACTCTGCGGCTCGAAATGTCCTACTGCCTCTATGGAAATGACATTGACGACACCACATCGCCCCTCGAAGCTGGAATTGCGTGGACCGTGAAGCTCGAAAAGGGCAGGTTCCAGGGTAGGGAAGTTCTTCTCAAGCAGAAAGAAGATGGGCTGAAAATGAGACTGGTCGCCTTTGAGATGGATGACGAAAGGATACCGAGAAAAGGGAACAAGATTCTCTCTCGTGAATCCACGATTGGAACTGTAACCAGCGGAAGCTACTCACCGTCTCTCGAGAAGGGGATAGGGATGGGTTACGTGAATGAAGGGGTGGGGAAAATTGGCGACAAGCTCAATATTCAGACCAGGGAGAACCAAGTCTCGCCTGCGACAATCGTGAAGAAACCGTTTTACAGGAAAGCGTCTCACAAATAGGGCAGAAAGGGATCTGACAGAGAAAGGAAGAGATGATGCACCCTTCCAATTTCAAGTACACGGAGCAGCATGAATGGGCTTTGATTGAAGGTGACATTGCGACGATAGGCATCACGGATTACGCGCAGAAAGAGCTCGGAGATGTCGTGTTCGTTGAGCTTCCCGCTCCCGGCACGAAAGTCTCCTGCATGAAGCCTTTTGGGGTGATCGAAGCAGTAAAGACAGTCTCAGACATTTTCTCGCCTCTTACCGGCGAGGTGTTGGAAACCAACGAGAAACTCAAAGCTTCACCCCAACTTATCAATGAATCTCCGAACAAAGACGCCTGGATGATAAAGATAAAGATTGCCAACCCTGCCGAGCTGGGAAAGCTTCTTCCGGTGGAGAAGTATCTTGAATTGACTGGTGAGAAGGAATAGAGAGAAGCATGCATCCGTTCATTTCGACCAGCAAGAAAGAAAGAGAAGAGATGCTGAAAGCGGTGGGCATCTCCTCCTTTGAAGAAATCCTGTCCCCGATTCCCGCAGATTTGAGAATGCATCTCTCTCTGAATCTCCCAAAGGCGCTGTCAGAGCTTGAAGTAATAAAGAAGCTGTCCGCGTACTCTTCACTTAATCTTGATTCTTCGAGATACGTGTCGTTTCTCGGGGGAGGCATCTACGATCACTTTGTGCCATCAGCCATCCCGTTTATTTCGTCGAGGTCGGAGTTTGCCACTTCGTACACTCCATACCAGCCGGAAGTGAGTCAGGGAACTCTCCAGGCGATTTTTGAATACCAGTCGATGATGGCCGAGCTAACGTCCATGGATGCAGTGAATGCATCGCTCTATGATGCGGCTACCGCATGCGCTGAAGCCGCTCTTCTTGCCGCTTCCGTGAAAGGGAGGAAGAGGGTTCTGGTGAGCTTCTCCGTTAATCCATTTTACCGGAATGTGATTGAGACTTACCTGAAAGTCTCAGGAATAAAAGTCGAGACAATACCGGCAAAAGATGGAGTGACTGACAGAGAGTATCTCTCACGGTTTGATGCTTCGAAATTCGATGCAATCTTCATCCAGCACCCGAACTTTTTTGGCTTACTGGAAGATCCCTCGCACTTTTCGGAATTCATTCATGACGGAGGCGGGCTCCTCGTCTCGGTGGTAAATCCAATTTCCCTGGCTCTACTTAAGCCGCCCGGGAAGTACGGGGCAGACATAGCAGTCGGAGAAGCCCAGCCGCTTGGAAACGGCATGAATTTCGGCGGCCCTTTGCTTGGCTTCTTCGCGACCAAAATGGACTTGGTCCGGAGGATGCCGGGAAGGCTTGTCGGAGAGACGGTTGATTTGGACGGCAGAAGAGGCTTTGTGCTCACTCTCCAGACCAGGGAGCAGCACATCAGAAGGGAAAAAGCGACATCCAACATCTGCACGAATGAATCCCTGCTTGCTCTTTCGTCTGCCATATATCTTTCTCTTATGGGAAAAGACGGCCTGAAAGAGGTCGCAAAGCAGTGCCTCATGAAGGCGCATTTTGCCAGGAAGTGCATATCAGAGGTTGAAGGTTTCTCAATCGCCTTCCGAGGCCCGGCTTTCAATGAATTCGCAGTGAAATGTCCCGTGCCCGCCGCGCAGGTGATCAAGAAGTCTTTGAGAAAAGGAGTGCTCGCAGGCGTTGGTCTCTCGCTTCTTGGTCCTGCTTACAAGAACTTTCTTCTTGTTGCGGTCACCGAGAAAAGGACCAAGGATGACATCCTTAAACTCGCAGAATCGTTGAGGCGCGCATGACTGGCAATTCTCGGCAAGAAAAGACGGGAGTGGCGTCGATTCTGGTAGAAGTGCAACCCCCTCACCTTGTTCCTCTCCCCGTTGGGGAGAGGTTGGTAAGGGGAAGGTGGAGAATGAAGTGAACAGCGTCGAGGAAAAGTTGATAATCGAACTGAGCAGCGAGGGGAAGAAGGGTTACACGTTGCCCGAGCTGGACGTTCCGGAAGTAGATGCGTCTCAAATCATCCCGTCAAATCTTCTGAGGGAGGAAGAGGCGGAACTTCCGCAAGTTTCTGAGGCGGCGGCCGTCAGGCACTTCACGAGACTCTCGGCATTGAATCATCATGTTGACAAAGGATTCTATCCTCTTGGCTCATGCACGATGAAGTATAACCCCAAGGTGAACGAGGAAACCTCATCACTTCCCGGGTTTCAAGGACTTCATCCCCTTACGCCGGCGAGCGGCTCCCAGGGTGCACTCAGACTGATGTATGAATTGTGCGAGCTCTTGAAAGAGATTGTCGGGATGGATGCGGGGACTCTTCAGCCTGCGGCCGGTGCTCACGGTGAGCTCACGGCAATGCTCATGGTTGCCGCGTATCACAGAAAGAAGAAGCGAAGCAGGAAGAAAGTGATTGTTCCTGATTCGGCGCATGGAACAAACCCTGCAAGCGTGGCTCTCTCAGGGTTTCAGGTCGTCCAGGTGAAATCATCGCCGGATGGAAGAGTTGACCTCGAAGAGCTGAAGAAGCTCGTTGATGATGATGTGGCAGCACTCATGCTCACGAATCCGAATACGCTTGGACTTTTTGAAAAGAGTATCCTTCCGATCTCCGAGCTGATCCATTCCGTTGACGGCATAATGTATCTCGACGGAGCAAACCTCAATGCGCTTGTCGGCATCGTGAAGCCAGGAGACATGGGGTTTGATGCGGTCCACATTAACCTGCACAAGACGTTCTCAACTCCTCACGGCGGCGGTGGTCCTGGTTCAGGACCTGTCATGGTCAACGAAAAGCTTGAACAGTTTTTGCCTGTTCCCAGAGTTGTATCGAAAGAAGGGACTTTCAAACTTGACTGGAAGAAGAGAGACTCGATCGGGCCGGTTCACAGCTTCTACGGGAATTTCGGTGTCCTTGTGAAGGCCTTCACATATATTCTGATGCTCGGAAATGAAGGGTTGAAAGAAGTGAGCGAAGCTGCGCTCGTGAATGCAAACTACCTGCTCAAGTCGCTCGAGAAGCTGTTTGACGTTCCATATCCCGGCCCGTGCATGCATGAGTTCGTGCTTTCCGGGAGGAGACTCAAGGCAAACGGAGTGCGGACCCTGGATGTTGCCAAGCGGCTCCTGGACTTTGGAATGCACGCGCCCACCATCTATTTTCCTCTCATAGTGGAGGAAGCTCTTATGATTGAGCCCACTGAGACCGAGGATCGGGCATCGCTCGACGCTTTCATAGATGCTTTGAAGCAAATTGTGGGAGAGGCAGAGAGGTCGCCCGACATCCTGAAGACTGCGCCAGTCACGACACCCGTGAGAAGACTGGACGAGGCGCGGGCGGCAAGGGAGCTGGTTTTGAAATGGAAGAGCCACAGAGGGTAGATCGCACTCTTGCCTGGAACATCAATCCGGTTTCCCAGAGCAAGTTCCTGGCGGTGTCTATTATTGTGCTTTTTGTTGCGGTCGCGTTCGGAGTATATGTCTCCACGAAAGACTATTTGTTCGGGGTCATGTCTTTCGTGATTCTGTTTTTTGCTCTTGGCTCATTTTTCTTTCCGACATCGTATGTGCTTGACAAGGACGGCATCCTGGTCGGGACGCGCTTCTCGAAAAGCAAGAAACCCTGGTCCAGTTTTCAGTCCTTTTCTCATGACAGGCATGGAATCACACTCAGTCCGTTTCTCAAGTCCTCCTGGCTTGAACCGTACAGGGTTACAAGGGTAAGGTTTCGGGAAAACAGGGAGGAAGTCCTCGGATTCGTGAGAGAGAGACTGGGTTCCGAGGCAGAGCGGACGAAGAGAGCAAAAGACAAATCCAGCGTCTTGTCGCAGGCCGGATCTCCGACCGTTGCCGCCGGAGACGGGATGAATGCGCTTTCAGAACAGGACATGGCCATTGTTGACAGTCTTGCGAGGAGAATCGTTGACTTAAGGATGGGAGTACCTGCTATAGTGTTTCTCGAAAGTAGCAAGCCGCTCACGTTCCTTGGAAGCCAGGTAGTCGTCTTTTTCGAGCCATTCGTAAGAACTTTCTTCAGTGTCCCCAATTATGGTAGATTTGTCAGACTGATGGAAGACAGAAAGAATGTTGACCTTCTGATGGACAAGATCGAGGCTTTTGACAAGGAGAAGCAGGCAGAGGAGAAACGTTTCAGGGCTGCGCACCCAGGACTCGTGTCGCGGGTAAGCAAGAAGGTCGGAGAGAAGCTCAGGACGAGAGGGAAATGATGACTTCCGTGGACCGGGAAAACATAGACGCCATTCTAGCAACTGATTGCGGAAGCACGACGACCAAGGCGATTCTTGTTGAGAGGACCGGAGAAGACTACAGGCTGATCGCAAGAGGCGAGGCGCCGACTACTGTCGAGGCTCCATTCGAAGATGTTACCAGGGGAGTTCTCAATGCTGTTAGAGAAGTTGAAGAGATCGCGGGGAGAAAGATTCTTGATGGTGAGACAATAGTCACTCCCAGGAATGGCGGCGAAGGTGTTGACCTCTACCTGTCAACTTCCAGCGCGGGCGGCGGACTTCAGATGATGGTTGCCGGCGTGGTGAAGAGCATGACCGCGGAATCCGCTCAGAGGGCAGCTCTGGGAGCAGGCGCAATCGTGATGGACGTTATCGCGTCGAACGACGGAAGACGCCCCCATGAGAAGATAGCCAGAATAAGGCACTTGAGACCCGATATGATTCTGCTCTCCGGCGGAATTGACGGTGGAACGACTGCTCACGTTGCCGAATTGGCTGAGCTTATCAGCGCCGCTGACCCGAAGGCAAGGTTGGGGGCAGGATTTGATCTTCCGGTAATCTACGCAGGAAATATCGATGCAAGAAAGATTGTTGAGGACAGACTCGGAGATAAAACTGCTCTTGTCATCACAGACAACATCAGGCCTGTCCTTGAGGTAGAGAACCTCCGTCCGGCGAGAACGAAGATCCACGATCTTTTCCTTGAGCACGTGATGGCGCACGCCCCGGGGTATAAGAAACTCATGTCCTGGACCAATGTCCCAATCATGCCTACTCCCGGTGCCGTCGGCGCAATCGTCGAGGGGATAGCGAAGGAGGAGAAGATCGAAGTGGTCGGAGTGGACATAGGCGGTGCTACGACCGATGTCTTCTCCGTTTTTCAAGGCGTTTTCAACAGGACTGTGAGCGCAAATCTCGGAATGAGCTATTCAATCTCGAATGTCCTTGCAGAGGCAGGGATTGAGAACATTGTGAGATGGGTTCCTTTTGAGATGGATGAAACAGATCTGCGCAACAGGATCAAGAACAAGATGATAAGACCCACGACGATACCTCAGACTCTCGAGGAGCTCCTGGTGGAGCATGCCATCGCAAGAGAGGCACTGAGGCTGGCATTTGTGCAGCATAAGCTCCTTGCGGTCGGGCTTAAAGGAGTCCAGCAGCAGAGGACAATATCCGACACCTTCGAGCAGGAGACTTCGGGCGAGACGCTGGTGAACCTTGAAACGCTGAATCTGCTTGTCGGAAGCGGCGGAATCTTGTCCCATGCTCCGAGGAGAGCGCAGGCCGCGCTTCTTCTAGTGGATTCGTTCCTGCCGGAAGGGGTGACATCCCTTGCTGTCGACAGCATATTCATGATGCCTCAGCTCGGGGTCCTTTCAACGGTTCACAGAAGGGCGGCAAGCCAGGTCTTCAAGAATGATTGCCTTATTGAGCTCGGAACATGCATTGCTCCAATCGGGCAAGGGAAGGAGAGGAGCGAGTGTCTTTCAGTGAAGCTCTCTTCTCCAACCGGAGAAACAGAGGAGAGAAAGATAAAGTTCGGAGAGATGGCTCTCGTTCCTCTCGGGCTGGGCGCAGACGCCAAGTTGAAATACGAATTGGAGAGGGGCTTTGAGCTGGGGCAGGGACTTCCGAGGAGCGGGGAGATCAAGGTGAGAGGCGGAGTCGTGGGCATAATCATTGACTGCAGAGGAAGGAGACCTTTTCTTCTTCCTGAGAGCAGGGAAAAACTCATTTCAAAACTCCGGGAATGGAGCAGAGCTATCTCTGCTTACCCGGAGTAGGAGAGACCTTTGGCACACGCATACACGCCGGGCCTTACAGTCACCAGGAGTGTCCTGCTGAGGAGAGAAAGAAAGCTCCCTCTGAAAGGCAAGGTGCTTGTCAAGCTGGGAGACAAGGTAACTGCCGAGACTGATGTCGCATCGACCGAGCTCCCGGGCCAGGTCGAGACTGTCAACCTCTCGAACATACTCGGACTTCCGCCTGCTGATGTCGGCGGCTGTCTTTTGGTCAAGATGGGAGACCATCTTAAGAATGGTCAGGTCATTGCGAGGAGCAAGAGTTTCTTCGGGCTGTTCAAGTCAGAAGCCAAGGCGACCTGCGAATGCACACTTGAAGCCGTTTCCGACATAACAGGTCAGGCAATCCTGAGGCAGCCGCCCATCCCGGTCAAGGTAACGGCCTACATTGACGGCAAGGTGTGCGCCGTCAAAGCCGAAGAAGGCGTGACGGTGGAGGCCTTCGGAAGCTTCATTCAGGGCATCTTTGGAGTAGGCGGCGAAACTGCCGGCCAAATTCACTTTGCAGCTCAGGCTCCGGATGACGCGCTTACCGACAGTGAAATCGGAAACGATGTTGACAGGAAGATTGTGGTAGGCGGCTCGATCGTGACCTATTCGGCAATTGAGCGGGCACGAGAGCGTGGTGCAAAGGCTATCATTGTCGGCGGTCTCGACGACAAGGACCTGAGGACATTCCTTGGGTACGACCTCGGTGTTGCGATTACCGGCTCGGAAGAGAAAGGAATTACGATCATAATCACAGAAGGATTTGGAAGAATGCCGATGGCCGAGAGAACGTTTGGACTCCTCAAGGAACTCAGCGGCAAGAAAGCCTCTGCCACCGGAGCTACTCAGATACGCGCGGGCGTGTTGAGGCCCGAGATAGTCGTGCCATTTGATGGAGCCGGAGAGAAGGATATTGCCTCACTTCCTTCTTCTCAGGGACTCTCTCTTGGAAGTGTTGTGAGAGTGATAAGGCAGCCCGATTTCGGAAAGATCGGAAAGGTTACGTCACTTCCCCCGGAGCTCAGGACCCTTGAGACTGAATCAAAGGTTAGGGTGCTGGAACTTGAGTTCGCCAGCGGCGAAAAGGTCATTTTGCCCAGGGCAAATGTTGAAATCATAGGGGGTGAATAGGCCCGGCCTGCTCTCTTCCCTTCACGCTCTCCAGAGAATTCGAGCAAAGAGGCCCCATGGAGCGAAAACAGTTTAACTGGGTTCTGCTGACCTGGGTTGTCGCCGGCCTCGTAATCCTCGCAGTTTTCTTCATCGTCCACAGGCAGTCGAAGGCGAACGAAGCCAAGCTTACCGTAGAGCTCAATCATAGGCGGCTGACTCTCGCCAGAGTGACCGCAAGAAGCGTAAGCCGTCACTTCGAAGACCTCGAAATGACGCTTGAGTTTATGTGTTCCGAGGATGAGATCGGAAGTCCGGGCTCTCCCGGCGCGAAACACGAGCTTCAGCGAAGTCTGGCGCGACTTTCGAGCATGATAGATGACCTCTGCCTGGTCGATACGGCTGGCACGGTCATTGTCTCTGCTCGCGGCGGCCCCATCTCTGAAGGGTTAAGAAAAGAACTCAAACCCCTCCTGCTTGCTCTGGCAGACAACCAACCCGTTGCAATCAGCGACATCTACGATAAGGCAGGGCGCGGAGGAGAGATTGCTCTTGCTATGCCCATGAAGCACGGCGGCGTCCTCGATGGAAGCATTGTCGCCATAATCCCTCTTGCCAAACTAAGCACACCGGAATTCGTTGAGGCCGGCTCCGCCAAGGATAGCGACGCATGGATCATCGACGACAAAAGCAATGTCATAGCAAGTCCAAAGCATCCTGAGATGATGTTTGCAAATGTTTCGGTTTCGCAAAAGGGATGCGGCAAGTGTCACAAAGACATGAAGTTGGAAAGAAGAATGACAGAAGGTCTTCCGGGAATCGGGGAGCTCTCTGTGAAATCGGCTGTGAAGGAGTTCGTTGCCTTCCATCCTGCAAGAGTCGGGCAGAAGGTTTGGACGGTCGCGGTCGCAGTTCCATATTCCGAAGCAGCCAGGCTTATCCATAGAAGCATTTGGTATTTCACCGGCCTTCGGATTCTAATTGTGGCAGCGCTGGTCGGCGCTGCTCTCATTGTTTCGAGAGTTGTCTCTGAAAACGTCAGGGCTGAGGAGAGGATGAGGTGGACTGAGTACGCGGCCCGGTCAGAACGGCTCACAGCCAGGAACATGCTCTCGGCAAAGTTTGCACACGAGGTAAGGAACCCGCTTACCTCCATTGCCCTGAACACAGACCTCCTCAAAGACGAGATAGAGAAGTGCAAAGGACCAGACTCGGCTGAGGCAAGAATTCTTCTGTCGTCTATTGGAAATGAAGTTGAAAGACTCAAGAGAGTGTCGGACGAGTACCTTCAGTTTGCGCGGCTCCAGAAACTCAGAACCGAGCAGGTGAATATCAATGCCGTTCTTTTGCAACTTATCGGTTTCCTCAGAGGCGAGCTGGAATCTCACAGAGTCAAGCTTACCACAAACCTCGATGGTTCTCTCCCGCGTGTCCCCGGTGATGCGAACCAGCTGAGACAGGCATTTATCAATGTGGTTAAGAATGCCATGGAGGCGATGCCGAAAGGCGGCGAAATAAAGATTCTTACGAGAAAGAGCGAGGGGCGGGTCGAGGTAGAGATTTCTGACACCGGCGTTGGGATTCACGAAGCAGATATAGAAAACGTTTTTGTTCCGTTCTTCAGCACAAAAGAGCATGGAACGGGGCTTGGGCTTCCGGTCACACGCGAAGTAGCCAGGGAACACGGCGGCGAGATCACTCTGAAGAGTGTTCCCGGCAAGGGTACGGCCGTCCTTTTTACCATTCCGACTGGAGAGATTGCGTGAGATTGAATCAAGTCAGGGGCCGGCGATCGAGTCAACAAATCGGTTTTGGGTTACCCGTTGAAGTTGACCCAGGCTGGAACCCCGACCTTTCCTTTGGGGGGTGACTCTACTGGATTCTATTCTTGTGGTAGATGATGAGCGCGAAGTAAGAGAATCACTTTCGCGGATTTTTTCGAAAGAAGGATACAAGGTATTCCTCGCCGAGAACGCCCGCAAGGCCCTTGAACTCCTTGCAGAACGGCTTGTGAATGTCCTGGTTGCAGATGTCAAGATGGAGGGAATGGATGGTCTGAGTCTTCTCAGAGAAGCTAAGAAGATCAGGCCCTCTATTGAAGCCATTATCATGACTGCTTACGGCTCCACAGATATCGCCTTCGAATCCGGGGCTGCCGGAGCGTACGCCTTCATTCAGAAGCCGTTCGAGAGAGTGGTCATGACAACAGCCGTAAGAAATGCGCTCGAAAGGCAGCGGCTTGAAAGCAGAGTGAAATCTCTTGA from Candidatus Eisenbacteria bacterium carries:
- a CDS encoding TrpB-like pyridoxal phosphate-dependent enzyme, which produces METTKILLDEKEIPRQWYNVLADLPFPPAPYLHPVTFKPITPQDLAPLFPLELIKQEVCQERFVDIPDEVRDIYALWRPTPLYRARRWEKALDTPAKIYYKWEGVSPPGSHKPNTAVAQAYYNKKEGVKRLSTETGAGQWGSALAFACNLFDLECKVYMVNVSYHQKPYRRILMETWGATVVPSPSRDTNFGRKLLSENPKASGSLGIAISEAVEDAAVRDDTKYSLGSVLNHVLLHQTVVGLEAKKQLEMAGDYPDILIGCVGGGSNFGGFFLPFIPDKLKGSAKSLRIVCVEPTACPSLTKGLYAYDWGDTAKTGPIAKMHTLGHGFVPPPIHAGGLRYHGMAPIVCALYDHGIIEATALAQTQIFDAAISFARTEGFVVAPETAHAVKTVMDEALKCKKSGEAKVIAFNASGHGHFDLAAYESFLSNKLEDYEYPDDEIRASLRELPKISE
- a CDS encoding SagB/ThcOx family dehydrogenase, producing the protein MNRLSYLAGCLALVALLICSCPGFAQELKSVPLPKPQTDGGKPLMQVLKDRQSSRAFSTEKLPPQVLSNLLWAAFGVNRPESGKRTAPSAMNRQEIDVYVATADGLYLYDAKAHSLEPVLAQDIRALAGSQAFVQEAPLNLIYVADYSRMGKSIDEQKVFYSGAAAGFIGQNVYLYCASEGLATVIRASIDKPALEKAMKLRPDQRVTLAQTVGYPKKN
- the gcvT gene encoding glycine cleavage system aminomethyltransferase GcvT → MPTETPFIRKHKEHGARLVEFAGFMMPVSYKGIIHEHTKVRESAGVFDVSHMGEIIVKGPRALETVNFLITNDASELREGDILYSPMCNERGGIVDDILVYNLGNSFLLVVNASNTEKDFNWIKRLEKDGVVIENASDRTAQLALQGPLSEKIASRIFGDSVRELQYYKHAKFSFRGKDLLVSRTGYTGEDGFEIYHEPDLADKMWDALFEAGRDAGLEPIGLGARDTLRLEMSYCLYGNDIDDTTSPLEAGIAWTVKLEKGRFQGREVLLKQKEDGLKMRLVAFEMDDERIPRKGNKILSRESTIGTVTSGSYSPSLEKGIGMGYVNEGVGKIGDKLNIQTRENQVSPATIVKKPFYRKASHK
- the gcvH gene encoding glycine cleavage system protein GcvH, whose product is MMHPSNFKYTEQHEWALIEGDIATIGITDYAQKELGDVVFVELPAPGTKVSCMKPFGVIEAVKTVSDIFSPLTGEVLETNEKLKASPQLINESPNKDAWMIKIKIANPAELGKLLPVEKYLELTGEKE
- the gcvPA gene encoding aminomethyl-transferring glycine dehydrogenase subunit GcvPA; amino-acid sequence: MHPFISTSKKEREEMLKAVGISSFEEILSPIPADLRMHLSLNLPKALSELEVIKKLSAYSSLNLDSSRYVSFLGGGIYDHFVPSAIPFISSRSEFATSYTPYQPEVSQGTLQAIFEYQSMMAELTSMDAVNASLYDAATACAEAALLAASVKGRKRVLVSFSVNPFYRNVIETYLKVSGIKVETIPAKDGVTDREYLSRFDASKFDAIFIQHPNFFGLLEDPSHFSEFIHDGGGLLVSVVNPISLALLKPPGKYGADIAVGEAQPLGNGMNFGGPLLGFFATKMDLVRRMPGRLVGETVDLDGRRGFVLTLQTREQHIRREKATSNICTNESLLALSSAIYLSLMGKDGLKEVAKQCLMKAHFARKCISEVEGFSIAFRGPAFNEFAVKCPVPAAQVIKKSLRKGVLAGVGLSLLGPAYKNFLLVAVTEKRTKDDILKLAESLRRA
- the gcvPB gene encoding aminomethyl-transferring glycine dehydrogenase subunit GcvPB produces the protein MNSVEEKLIIELSSEGKKGYTLPELDVPEVDASQIIPSNLLREEEAELPQVSEAAAVRHFTRLSALNHHVDKGFYPLGSCTMKYNPKVNEETSSLPGFQGLHPLTPASGSQGALRLMYELCELLKEIVGMDAGTLQPAAGAHGELTAMLMVAAYHRKKKRSRKKVIVPDSAHGTNPASVALSGFQVVQVKSSPDGRVDLEELKKLVDDDVAALMLTNPNTLGLFEKSILPISELIHSVDGIMYLDGANLNALVGIVKPGDMGFDAVHINLHKTFSTPHGGGGPGSGPVMVNEKLEQFLPVPRVVSKEGTFKLDWKKRDSIGPVHSFYGNFGVLVKAFTYILMLGNEGLKEVSEAALVNANYLLKSLEKLFDVPYPGPCMHEFVLSGRRLKANGVRTLDVAKRLLDFGMHAPTIYFPLIVEEALMIEPTETEDRASLDAFIDALKQIVGEAERSPDILKTAPVTTPVRRLDEARAARELVLKWKSHRG
- a CDS encoding glutamate mutase L, whose protein sequence is MMTSVDRENIDAILATDCGSTTTKAILVERTGEDYRLIARGEAPTTVEAPFEDVTRGVLNAVREVEEIAGRKILDGETIVTPRNGGEGVDLYLSTSSAGGGLQMMVAGVVKSMTAESAQRAALGAGAIVMDVIASNDGRRPHEKIARIRHLRPDMILLSGGIDGGTTAHVAELAELISAADPKARLGAGFDLPVIYAGNIDARKIVEDRLGDKTALVITDNIRPVLEVENLRPARTKIHDLFLEHVMAHAPGYKKLMSWTNVPIMPTPGAVGAIVEGIAKEEKIEVVGVDIGGATTDVFSVFQGVFNRTVSANLGMSYSISNVLAEAGIENIVRWVPFEMDETDLRNRIKNKMIRPTTIPQTLEELLVEHAIAREALRLAFVQHKLLAVGLKGVQQQRTISDTFEQETSGETLVNLETLNLLVGSGGILSHAPRRAQAALLLVDSFLPEGVTSLAVDSIFMMPQLGVLSTVHRRAASQVFKNDCLIELGTCIAPIGQGKERSECLSVKLSSPTGETEERKIKFGEMALVPLGLGADAKLKYELERGFELGQGLPRSGEIKVRGGVVGIIIDCRGRRPFLLPESREKLISKLREWSRAISAYPE